The window AAATGCAACCGAGGATTACCTGAATTTTTTAAACGATTTTATAGATACCTCCACTGTGTTTGGTCTTACAGAGCCTATCATACTTAAATCGATAGAGATCAGAAAAACATATCGATTAAAATTACCAGATGCCATAATTGCTGCAACTGCTGTCACAAATAACCTTACGTTGCTCACAAGAAACCTGAGTGATTTTAAAAAAATTGCGCAGTTAAATTGCATTGATCCTTATCAAGTGTAGGGTGTCGCTGATTTAAAACTTTGGTTTCTTCGGAACTATAGCGATATGTCAAAATATCACAAGTAAAATCTCGCCTACATCAAAGTCATTCTAAAACCCTGTCTTTTCAACTTCTCCCCTAAACATCAAAATTCCGTATCTTAGCGCAAATACTTTTGTATGTCTAAAAAAAAGAAAAATAATTCTTCTATCGTTCAGGTACTTACCCAAATGGTGCTTGATGTATTTGAACAAAACGGCAATACGCCACTTAATTATAAACAGGTTTCTGCAAAATTGAATGTCCGCGACCCCGAATCGCGCGAAATTATATTTGATATTTTAAAAGACGAGGCTTTTAAATCTGTACTAAAAGAGGTTTCGCCCGGAAAATTCCAACTCCTTGAGTTAAAAACATTTATAGAAGGCCGTGTCGATCTGACAAACGACGGATCGGCATTTATAGTTACCGATGATGAGTTGGAAAGCGACATTTTTGTTGCCCCACGCAAACTTCGCAATGCTTTACATGGCGACCGTGTTAAAGTTTACGTATATGCTATCAGTAAAGGCAAACGTAAAGAAGGCGAGATCATTGAAATACTGCAGCGCGCCAAAATGGAGTTTACAGGAATTGTAAAACTATCTGAGCGTTTTGCATTTTTCATCCCCGATGACCGTAAAATGATGCATGATATTTTTATCCCGATGAGTGAGCTCAACGGCGCTAAAAACGGCATAAAAGCGGTCGCCGAAATTACCGACTGGCCAACGGAGGCTAAAAACCCCATCGGTCGTATAAAACACATTTTAGGTGCGCAGGGCGAGAATGACACCGAGATGAACGCCATCCTTGCCGAATATGGTTTTCCGTTATCCTTTCCGGCCGAGGTTGAACATGAGTCGGAGGAAATATCGGATGTGATCACTAAGGAGGAAATTGCCCGCCGAAGAGATTTCAGGGATATTACCACATTTACTATCGACCCATTTGATGCCAAGGATTTTGACGACGCTTTATCATTTAAAATACTCGAGAATGGCAATTACGAAGTTGGCGTGCATATTGCCGACGTATCGCATTATATTGTCCCGGATTCTGCCCTCGATAAAGAAGCATTTGATCGTGCTACCTCTGTTTACCTGGTTGATAGGGTTATCCCGATGCTGCCCGAGCGCCTTTCAAATGGCTTGTGCTCGTTGC is drawn from Mucilaginibacter ginsenosidivorax and contains these coding sequences:
- a CDS encoding type II toxin-antitoxin system VapC family toxin — protein: MEQRYLADTNTIIDYLGNKLPKESLRLIDGIDIFLSVISRIELLVWKNATEDYLNFLNDFIDTSTVFGLTEPIILKSIEIRKTYRLKLPDAIIAATAVTNNLTLLTRNLSDFKKIAQLNCIDPYQV